One window from the genome of Paraconexibacter algicola encodes:
- a CDS encoding phage tail protein, translated as MATTAPAPLDAKYFDLQFPGINAQFKDVQGVSISVPLHTSSTSDSMGQPIRQRTASSVEYGSITCSAGATADLGLDNWIKAVADKGLEGNMKDGTLTLFNAANAPVATWALTKAVITALSVSSISVEAGGHLDLQATFDCEKIERTK; from the coding sequence ATGGCCACCACCGCTCCCGCGCCGCTGGACGCGAAGTACTTCGATCTGCAGTTCCCGGGCATCAACGCCCAGTTCAAGGACGTCCAGGGCGTCAGCATCTCCGTGCCGCTGCACACGTCGAGCACCAGCGACTCGATGGGGCAGCCGATCCGCCAGCGGACGGCGTCCTCGGTCGAGTACGGCTCCATCACCTGCTCGGCCGGCGCCACCGCCGACCTCGGCCTCGACAACTGGATCAAGGCCGTCGCCGACAAGGGCCTCGAGGGCAACATGAAGGACGGCACCCTCACGCTGTTCAACGCCGCCAACGCCCCGGTGGCGACCTGGGCGCTGACCAAGGCCGTCATCACGGCGCTCAGCGTCAGCTCGATCAGCGTCGAGGCGGGCGGTCACCTCGACCTCCAGGCCACGTTCGACTGCGAGAAGATCGAGCGCACGAAGTAG
- a CDS encoding phage tail sheath family protein has translation MATSYLTPGVYVEEVPAQSKPIEGVSTSVAAFVGLAPGGPTNTPMRISNFTQFSRIFGDPSAPERGAFMDGAYLAHAVYGFFQNGGSLCWVVRVGAGDGEAPAPVAALPAAADLSVESYRAVARPEITAPVTVEIDEEPAAKGDDDKPAETTYRIVVTAGDDREEHTGLSLKKGRTNLATKVNASSKIIIVEDTGASLPETQRVPALGTYQLAAPAPTSSDLDASEFEGDVARRQGIGGLVAIDEISIVCVPDAVNLIGENGDDTLLRDVQGKIIAHCESTGDRMVILDTPDGLLPQEVLEWRQDTAGYDSKFAALYWPWIEVIDPLTKRPLAVPPSGHVAGAWARTDAQRGVHKAPANEVVMGANSLAFQITSAEQGALNKAGINCIRSFTGRGIRIWGARTLSSDPEWRYINVRRLFNYVSQSVMEGTQWSVFEPNDERLWMKLQVSVSNFLNRTWRSGALFGTSESQAFFVKCDAETNPPDSIEAGQVVCEIGISPVKPAEFVIFRLSQFADGGGDDGGDE, from the coding sequence ATGGCCACGTCTTACCTGACCCCCGGGGTCTACGTCGAAGAGGTCCCGGCACAGAGCAAGCCGATCGAGGGGGTCAGCACCTCGGTCGCCGCCTTCGTCGGGCTCGCCCCCGGCGGCCCCACCAACACGCCGATGCGCATCAGCAACTTCACGCAGTTCTCGCGCATCTTCGGCGACCCGTCCGCGCCCGAGCGCGGCGCCTTCATGGACGGCGCCTACCTGGCCCACGCGGTCTACGGCTTCTTCCAGAACGGCGGCTCCCTCTGCTGGGTCGTGCGCGTCGGCGCCGGCGACGGCGAGGCGCCCGCCCCGGTCGCCGCCCTCCCGGCGGCCGCCGACCTGTCGGTCGAGTCCTACCGCGCCGTCGCGCGGCCGGAGATCACCGCGCCGGTCACGGTCGAGATCGACGAGGAGCCCGCCGCCAAGGGCGACGACGACAAGCCGGCCGAGACCACCTACCGCATCGTCGTCACCGCCGGTGACGACCGCGAGGAGCACACCGGCCTCAGCCTCAAGAAGGGCCGCACCAACCTCGCGACGAAGGTCAACGCGAGCTCGAAGATCATCATCGTCGAGGACACGGGCGCGAGCCTCCCGGAGACGCAGCGCGTCCCCGCGCTGGGCACCTACCAGCTCGCCGCCCCGGCCCCGACCTCCTCCGACCTCGACGCCTCGGAGTTCGAGGGCGACGTCGCGCGCCGCCAGGGCATCGGCGGACTCGTCGCCATCGACGAGATCTCGATCGTCTGCGTCCCCGACGCCGTCAACCTCATCGGCGAGAACGGCGACGACACGCTCCTGCGCGACGTGCAGGGCAAGATCATCGCCCACTGCGAGTCGACCGGTGACCGCATGGTCATCCTCGACACGCCGGACGGCCTGCTCCCGCAGGAGGTCCTCGAGTGGCGGCAGGACACCGCCGGCTACGACTCGAAGTTCGCCGCGCTCTACTGGCCGTGGATCGAGGTCATCGACCCGCTGACCAAGCGGCCGCTGGCCGTCCCGCCGTCCGGCCACGTCGCCGGCGCCTGGGCGCGCACCGACGCGCAGCGCGGCGTCCACAAGGCCCCGGCCAACGAGGTGGTCATGGGCGCGAACTCGCTCGCGTTCCAGATCACCAGCGCCGAGCAGGGCGCCCTGAACAAGGCGGGCATCAACTGCATCCGGTCGTTCACCGGCCGCGGCATCCGCATCTGGGGCGCACGCACGCTCTCCAGCGATCCGGAGTGGCGCTACATCAACGTGCGCCGCCTCTTCAACTACGTGTCCCAGTCCGTCATGGAGGGCACGCAGTGGTCGGTGTTCGAGCCCAACGACGAGCGCCTGTGGATGAAGCTCCAGGTCTCGGTCTCGAACTTCCTCAACCGCACCTGGCGGTCGGGGGCCCTGTTCGGCACGAGCGAGAGCCAGGCGTTCTTCGTCAAGTGCGACGCGGAGACCAACCCGCCGGACTCGATCGAGGCCGGCCAGGTCGTCTGCGAGATCGGCATCAGCCCGGTCAAGCCCGCCGAGTTCGTGATCTTCCGGCTCAGCCAGTTCGCCGACGGCGGCGGCGACGACGGTGGCGACGAGTAG